The following are encoded in a window of Flavobacterium sp. WC2421 genomic DNA:
- a CDS encoding TlpA family protein disulfide reductase, translating into MKKLFYTLFLVVIFTSCSGQTPFGKPEVSPAKIQTQFMDWWTYQSHNIMLSRDFVPLDSNLKEITKDQFLKELSEGSYIPIRLESDSALFYYKLFKIDPTSDTSIKATIVETAFNEIQNLKKEGEPFPAFSFSDLNGNLITNENLKGKIVVIKCWYIHCAACIKEFSQVNQLVEKYKDRKDIVFISLAEDTPEQLTVFLARKPLSYSVVPNMKTYMNLTLQLNAFPTHIIINKEGFMEKVVSNYAGLEVSLEKASRE; encoded by the coding sequence ATGAAAAAATTGTTTTATACCCTTTTTTTAGTTGTGATCTTCACCTCCTGTTCTGGACAAACTCCTTTTGGGAAACCAGAAGTAAGTCCAGCCAAAATACAAACTCAGTTTATGGATTGGTGGACCTATCAATCTCATAATATAATGCTTTCTAGGGATTTTGTACCATTAGATTCCAATTTAAAAGAAATTACCAAAGATCAATTTTTAAAAGAATTAAGCGAAGGAAGTTACATCCCAATTCGATTAGAATCCGATTCAGCACTATTTTACTACAAGCTTTTTAAGATTGACCCAACATCAGATACAAGTATAAAAGCCACCATTGTTGAAACCGCTTTCAATGAAATTCAAAATCTAAAGAAAGAAGGGGAGCCATTTCCTGCATTTTCATTCTCAGATTTAAATGGTAATTTGATTACAAATGAAAATCTTAAAGGAAAAATTGTTGTCATAAAATGCTGGTACATTCATTGTGCTGCTTGCATTAAAGAATTTTCACAAGTAAATCAATTAGTGGAGAAATATAAAGATAGAAAAGACATTGTTTTTATAAGTCTGGCTGAGGATACTCCAGAACAGTTAACCGTTTTTTTAGCTAGAAAACCGCTGTCCTATTCCGTTGTTCCTAATATGAAAACGTACATGAATTTAACCTTGCAACTCAATGCGTTTCCTACTCATATTATAATTAATAAAGAAGGGTTTATGGAAAAAGTGGTTTCTAATTATGCTGGTTTAGAAGTTAGTTTAGAGAAAGCTAGTAGAGAATAA
- a CDS encoding RNA methyltransferase — translation MNDNFITEYFGIGIQNGKTPENLGVLWRSAQNLGASYIFTIGNRYAKQACDTHNAVKSIPYFHYESFEDFYKNLPKGARLVGVELDEQATDLETFEHPRRCVYLLGAEDHGLSKKAIEKCHHLVKFKSEKSLNVSVAGSIVLYDRGLNKPRS, via the coding sequence ATGAATGATAATTTTATAACCGAGTATTTCGGGATAGGCATACAAAACGGAAAAACTCCTGAAAATTTAGGCGTTCTGTGGAGATCTGCACAAAACTTAGGCGCGAGCTATATTTTCACCATTGGTAATCGGTATGCAAAACAAGCTTGCGATACCCATAATGCCGTAAAATCGATACCTTATTTTCATTATGAATCGTTTGAAGACTTCTATAAAAACTTACCCAAAGGGGCTCGTTTAGTAGGAGTGGAGCTAGATGAACAAGCCACCGATTTAGAAACCTTCGAACATCCAAGGCGTTGCGTGTATCTATTAGGTGCTGAAGATCATGGTCTTTCAAAAAAAGCCATTGAAAAATGTCATCATTTAGTAAAATTCAAATCCGAAAAAAGCTTAAACGTATCTGTTGCGGGAAGTATTGTTCTTTATGATAGAGGTCTTAATAAGCCCCGTTCATAA
- the asnS gene encoding asparagine--tRNA ligase, with product MRHTKVKDLLNSTTTLHEVNAKGWVRTFRNNQFIALNDGSTINNIQCVVDFENTPDETLKRITTGAAISVTGTLVESKGAGQQFEIQVKTLEILGDSDAEKFPIQPKNKPSLDFLRENAHLRVRTNMFGAIMRVRSVLSYAVHSYFQEKGFVYVNTPIITGSDAEGAGEMFKVTALPFDGTPRTEDGKVDYKEDFFGKETNLTVSGQLEGETFAMALGQIYTFGPTFRAENSNTSRHLAEFWMIEPEVAFNDLNDNMDLAEDFIQYVIKYTLDKCPEDLKFLEGRLLDEEKSKPQAERSEMALLDKLNFVLENNFKRVSYTEAIDILRECTPNKKKKFNYIINEWGADLQSEHERYLVEKHFKCPVILFDYPANIKAFYMRLNEDGKTVRAMDILFPGIGEIVGGSQREERFDVLVEKMKALGIDEEELWWYLDTRRFGSAVHSGFGLGFERLVLFVTGMTNIRDVIPFPRTPMNAEF from the coding sequence ATGAGACATACAAAAGTTAAAGACTTACTAAACAGTACAACGACACTACATGAAGTAAATGCAAAAGGATGGGTAAGAACTTTTAGAAACAATCAATTTATTGCTTTGAATGATGGTTCAACCATCAATAATATACAATGTGTAGTCGATTTTGAGAATACTCCTGACGAAACTTTGAAAAGAATTACGACTGGAGCAGCGATATCTGTTACAGGAACTTTGGTTGAAAGTAAAGGTGCGGGACAACAATTTGAAATTCAAGTTAAAACATTGGAAATCCTAGGAGATTCTGATGCTGAGAAATTCCCAATACAACCTAAGAATAAACCGAGCTTGGATTTCTTGCGTGAAAATGCGCATTTAAGAGTGCGTACCAATATGTTTGGTGCTATTATGCGTGTTCGTTCTGTATTATCATACGCAGTACACAGCTATTTTCAAGAAAAAGGATTTGTATATGTCAATACGCCAATCATCACAGGATCGGATGCTGAAGGTGCTGGTGAAATGTTTAAAGTTACCGCTTTGCCATTTGACGGAACGCCTAGAACCGAAGACGGAAAAGTAGATTATAAAGAAGATTTTTTTGGGAAAGAAACGAATCTAACGGTTTCTGGACAACTAGAAGGAGAGACTTTTGCTATGGCATTAGGACAGATTTATACTTTTGGACCTACGTTTAGAGCGGAGAATTCAAATACTTCTCGTCACCTTGCGGAGTTCTGGATGATTGAGCCAGAGGTTGCTTTTAATGACTTGAATGACAATATGGATCTTGCTGAAGATTTTATTCAGTACGTAATTAAATATACGCTTGACAAATGTCCTGAGGATTTAAAATTCTTGGAAGGACGATTATTGGACGAAGAGAAATCAAAACCACAAGCAGAAAGAAGCGAAATGGCTTTACTAGACAAATTGAATTTTGTTTTAGAAAATAATTTCAAACGTGTTTCTTATACTGAGGCAATTGACATATTAAGAGAGTGTACTCCAAATAAAAAGAAAAAATTCAATTATATCATTAACGAATGGGGAGCTGATTTACAGTCAGAACACGAGCGTTATTTAGTGGAGAAACACTTTAAATGTCCCGTAATCTTATTTGATTATCCTGCCAATATCAAAGCATTTTACATGCGTTTGAACGAAGACGGAAAAACAGTTCGCGCGATGGATATCCTTTTCCCTGGAATTGGAGAAATTGTAGGAGGTTCACAAAGAGAAGAACGTTTTGATGTTTTAGTCGAAAAAATGAAAGCCTTAGGAATTGACGAAGAAGAATTGTGGTGGTATCTTGATACTAGACGATTTGGATCAGCAGTTCACTCTGGTTTTGGTCTTGGTTTTGAAAGATTAGTGCTGTTTGTAACAGGAATGACAAACATACGTGACGTAATTCCTTTTCCAAGAACGCCAATGAATGCTGAATTTTAG
- the rpoN gene encoding RNA polymerase factor sigma-54 produces the protein MLKQFLNLKLSQKLSPQQIQLMKLIQLPTQAFEQRLLEEMNENPALEAGKEEDDYEKDEFENEDYDDYDEAESDRNEAEDINIDEYLNSDDSPDYKTQANNYSDDDDDRESPLAAPISFHQDLINQLNTFILDDEERDIAEFLVGSIDDMGYIRRSIPDIVDDMAFTQALYTDEATVERMLHVIHELEPSGVGARDLQECLLLQLKHKTPTEYVELATDIIENQFDAFTKKHYDKLIQKYNVSNEQLKKAVHEIERLNPKPGGSFTGNNKITENVVPDFAIRIVDGELELTLNGRNAPTLHVSKDYQEMMQTYKVSTDKSGPQKDAVQFIKQKLDSAKWFIDAIRQRQETLFVTMNAIMHYQEEYFLDGDETKLKPMILKDIADMVGLDISTVSRVANSKYVETPYGTKLIKEFFSEAMKNDQGEDVSTLEIKKILQNIIEEEDKKKPLPDDQLAELLKEKGYPIARRTIAKYREQLDIPVARMRKKI, from the coding sequence ATGCTAAAGCAATTCTTAAATTTAAAATTATCGCAGAAATTATCTCCACAACAAATTCAGTTGATGAAGCTAATTCAATTGCCTACGCAAGCCTTTGAACAACGTTTATTGGAAGAAATGAATGAAAATCCTGCTTTAGAAGCGGGTAAGGAGGAAGACGATTATGAAAAGGATGAATTTGAAAACGAAGACTACGATGATTATGATGAGGCGGAATCTGACAGGAATGAGGCCGAAGACATCAATATCGACGAATATTTAAATAGCGACGATAGCCCCGATTATAAAACACAGGCAAATAACTACAGTGATGACGATGACGATCGTGAATCACCATTAGCAGCACCTATTAGTTTTCACCAAGATTTAATTAATCAATTGAATACGTTTATTCTCGATGATGAAGAACGTGATATTGCTGAATTTCTGGTAGGAAGTATTGATGACATGGGTTATATCCGTAGAAGCATTCCTGATATTGTGGATGATATGGCGTTTACCCAAGCCTTATATACGGATGAAGCTACGGTAGAACGGATGCTGCATGTAATTCATGAACTAGAACCCTCTGGTGTAGGTGCGCGCGACTTACAAGAATGCTTGTTGTTGCAGTTGAAACACAAAACCCCTACGGAATACGTGGAACTAGCAACAGATATTATCGAAAATCAATTTGATGCTTTTACCAAAAAACATTACGATAAATTAATTCAGAAATACAATGTTTCAAATGAGCAGCTCAAAAAAGCAGTTCATGAAATTGAAAGACTGAACCCAAAACCGGGAGGCTCTTTTACAGGAAATAATAAAATTACAGAGAACGTAGTTCCTGATTTTGCCATTAGAATTGTTGATGGCGAACTGGAATTAACTTTAAACGGTCGAAATGCTCCTACCCTGCACGTTTCCAAAGATTATCAGGAAATGATGCAAACCTATAAAGTTTCTACCGATAAATCAGGGCCACAAAAAGATGCGGTTCAGTTTATCAAACAAAAACTGGATTCGGCTAAGTGGTTTATTGATGCGATTCGTCAACGTCAAGAAACCTTATTTGTAACCATGAATGCTATTATGCATTATCAAGAAGAATATTTCTTAGATGGCGATGAAACCAAATTGAAACCAATGATCTTGAAAGACATTGCGGATATGGTAGGACTTGACATCTCAACGGTTTCCCGTGTAGCCAACAGCAAATATGTAGAAACACCTTATGGAACAAAGCTGATAAAAGAATTTTTCTCAGAAGCCATGAAAAACGACCAAGGCGAAGATGTTTCAACACTGGAAATCAAAAAAATATTGCAAAATATTATTGAGGAAGAGGATAAGAAGAAACCTTTACCTGATGATCAATTGGCTGAATTGCTGAAAGAAAAAGGATACCCAATTGCAAGAAGAACTATCGCTAAATACAGAGAGCAGCTGGATATTCCTGTGGCTAGAATGAGGAAAAAAATATAA
- a CDS encoding thymidine kinase, with product MFLENTVNHKEQFGWIEVICGSMFSGKTEELIRRLKRAQFAKQKVEIFKPEIDTRYHEDMVVSHDANEIRSTPVPAAANIAILAQGCDVVGIDEAQFFDDEIVRVCNDLANQGIRVIVAGLDMDFKGNPFGPMPALMATAEYVTKVHAVCTRTGNLANYSFRKTDSDKLVMLGETEEYEPLSRAAYYHAMKKDQENK from the coding sequence ATGTTTCTCGAAAATACAGTAAATCATAAAGAACAGTTTGGTTGGATCGAAGTCATATGTGGTTCAATGTTTTCGGGTAAAACCGAAGAGCTAATTCGTCGTCTCAAGAGAGCACAATTTGCCAAACAAAAAGTAGAAATCTTTAAACCAGAAATTGACACCCGCTACCATGAAGATATGGTAGTGTCGCATGACGCTAATGAAATTCGTTCTACACCAGTTCCAGCTGCTGCCAATATCGCCATTTTGGCGCAAGGGTGTGATGTGGTGGGAATTGATGAAGCGCAGTTTTTTGATGACGAAATAGTAAGGGTTTGCAATGATTTAGCAAACCAAGGTATTCGTGTTATTGTTGCCGGGTTAGATATGGATTTTAAGGGTAATCCTTTTGGACCTATGCCTGCATTAATGGCGACAGCAGAATATGTGACTAAAGTGCATGCTGTATGCACTCGAACAGGTAATCTGGCTAATTATAGTTTTAGAAAAACCGACAGTGATAAATTAGTAATGCTTGGCGAAACAGAAGAATACGAACCCTTGAGTCGTGCAGCTTATTATCACGCCATGAAAAAAGATCAGGAGAATAAATAA
- the rsmI gene encoding 16S rRNA (cytidine(1402)-2'-O)-methyltransferase, whose amino-acid sequence MSKLYIVPTPIGNLEDMTFRAIRILKEVDLILAEDTRTSGKLLKHFEIGTHMYSHHMHNEHKTVENLISRLKAGENIALISDAGTPAISDPGFLLTRACVENGVEVECLPGATAFVPALVNSGLPNDKFVFEGFLPDKKGKQTRYLALAEETRTMILYVSPHKLLKTLTEFITYFGEDRPICVCRELSKMHEENVRGTVREVLTHFEKTAPRGEIVVVVGGKPFVKEVKKNKISKEEDQE is encoded by the coding sequence ATGTCAAAATTATATATTGTTCCCACGCCCATAGGTAATCTAGAAGACATGACTTTTAGAGCCATTCGGATTTTAAAAGAAGTCGATTTGATTCTGGCCGAAGATACCCGTACTAGTGGCAAACTCTTAAAGCATTTTGAGATTGGCACCCATATGTACAGTCATCACATGCACAATGAGCACAAAACCGTAGAGAATTTGATCTCCCGATTGAAAGCTGGGGAAAACATTGCCTTAATTTCGGATGCTGGTACTCCAGCCATATCTGATCCAGGCTTTTTATTAACTCGCGCTTGTGTTGAGAATGGAGTTGAAGTAGAATGCTTACCTGGTGCCACCGCTTTTGTTCCCGCCTTAGTAAATAGTGGTTTACCTAATGATAAATTTGTTTTTGAAGGATTCTTACCTGACAAAAAAGGGAAACAAACCCGTTATTTGGCTTTAGCCGAAGAAACACGTACTATGATTTTGTATGTTTCACCGCATAAATTACTAAAAACATTAACGGAGTTTATTACTTATTTTGGTGAAGACAGACCTATTTGTGTTTGTAGAGAATTATCAAAAATGCATGAAGAAAATGTTCGTGGAACGGTTCGTGAAGTGTTAACCCATTTTGAAAAAACAGCGCCAAGAGGTGAAATTGTTGTTGTCGTTGGCGGAAAACCATTCGTTAAGGAAGTTAAAAAAAATAAAATCTCAAAAGAAGAAGATCAAGAATAA
- a CDS encoding HopJ type III effector protein, whose translation MTIVSYISILKNTPQEITFPETIAAIEANYNFTPTTFQNGNQHNAAGENSGSCKLFAFAKLQNLTPEETLSCFGAYYYEDVLKNPEGTDHQNIRNFVLHGWDGIQFEGEALELK comes from the coding sequence ATGACGATAGTATCTTATATCTCTATATTAAAAAATACGCCACAAGAAATAACATTTCCAGAAACTATTGCTGCAATTGAAGCCAATTATAACTTTACTCCTACTACTTTTCAAAACGGAAATCAACATAATGCAGCGGGAGAAAACTCAGGTTCATGTAAATTGTTTGCTTTCGCCAAATTGCAAAACTTAACTCCTGAAGAAACCTTATCATGTTTTGGAGCTTATTATTATGAAGACGTTTTGAAAAATCCTGAAGGAACGGATCATCAAAACATTCGTAATTTCGTACTTCACGGTTGGGATGGAATCCAGTTTGAAGGCGAAGCATTGGAACTAAAATAA
- the recJ gene encoding single-stranded-DNA-specific exonuclease RecJ, which yields MRWTIKQKPSEDKIRHLSTTLGVEDFVATLLVQRGIETFDQAKAFFRPSLDHLHDPFLMKDMAKAVERIERAIANQENILVFGDYDVDGTTAVSLVSSYLKSYYPNIATYIPDRYLEGYGVSFKGIDYADDNGISLIIALDCGIKSIDHVAYAKERNIDFIICDHHRPGDSLPEAVAVLDPKRSDCSYPYDELCGCGVGFKLIQALGSNRGQTIDDFIPYLDLVATAIAADIVPMTGENRVLAYFGLQVINENPRPGIKALIHQIKKQTLDITDVVFIIAPRINAAGRIKHGNHAVELLTEFNFEQAQQFASEIEQYNSDRKDLDKQITKEALSQIEENQEKERFTSVVFQEDWHKGVIGIVASRLIETYYRPTLVFTKSGDKYAASARSVKGFDVYNALEACSEHLEQFGGHMYAAGMTLAAENYAVFKQAFEQQVQETIHPDMRTPEIEIDAEINFTDISPKLTRILKQFEPFGPQNMTPIFLTKNIKDTGYGKPMGQEDEHIKLFIKQNNSEGIPAIGFGLGNKMDLTTHQKPFQAVYCIDENEWNGKVSLQLRLRDIK from the coding sequence ATGCGTTGGACCATAAAACAAAAACCTTCTGAGGATAAGATTAGGCATTTATCCACAACCTTGGGTGTAGAAGATTTTGTCGCCACTTTACTGGTGCAGCGCGGTATTGAAACTTTTGACCAAGCCAAAGCTTTTTTTCGCCCTTCGCTAGACCATTTACATGATCCCTTCTTAATGAAAGACATGGCTAAAGCCGTGGAAAGAATCGAACGTGCCATTGCAAATCAAGAAAATATTTTGGTTTTTGGGGATTATGATGTGGATGGAACTACCGCTGTTTCCCTAGTTTCTTCTTACCTTAAATCCTATTATCCTAATATTGCTACTTATATTCCAGATCGTTATTTGGAAGGATATGGCGTTTCCTTTAAAGGAATTGACTATGCCGATGACAATGGGATTTCATTAATTATCGCTTTGGATTGTGGTATTAAGTCCATTGATCATGTCGCTTACGCAAAAGAAAGAAATATTGATTTCATCATTTGCGATCACCACAGACCAGGAGACTCTTTACCCGAAGCAGTCGCTGTCCTTGACCCAAAAAGATCTGATTGTTCATATCCATACGATGAATTGTGTGGATGTGGTGTGGGTTTCAAATTAATACAAGCTTTAGGAAGTAATAGAGGGCAAACTATCGATGATTTTATTCCGTATTTAGATTTAGTAGCAACTGCAATCGCCGCCGATATTGTACCTATGACCGGTGAAAATCGAGTGTTAGCTTATTTTGGTTTACAAGTTATTAATGAAAATCCAAGGCCTGGAATTAAGGCTTTAATTCACCAAATAAAGAAACAAACCCTTGACATCACCGATGTCGTTTTTATCATAGCGCCTCGAATCAATGCAGCTGGCAGAATAAAACACGGAAATCATGCTGTGGAATTATTAACCGAATTCAATTTTGAACAAGCACAACAATTTGCTTCCGAAATTGAACAATACAATTCCGACCGTAAGGATTTAGACAAACAAATTACCAAAGAAGCGCTTTCGCAAATAGAAGAAAATCAGGAAAAAGAGCGATTTACCTCTGTAGTCTTTCAAGAAGATTGGCACAAAGGCGTCATTGGGATTGTCGCTTCAAGACTGATAGAAACCTATTATCGTCCCACCTTAGTATTTACAAAAAGTGGTGATAAATATGCAGCTTCGGCACGATCTGTCAAAGGGTTTGATGTGTATAATGCACTCGAAGCTTGCTCGGAACATTTGGAACAATTTGGTGGACATATGTATGCCGCAGGAATGACATTGGCTGCAGAAAACTATGCTGTTTTTAAACAAGCATTTGAGCAGCAAGTACAAGAAACGATTCATCCGGATATGCGAACACCCGAAATCGAGATCGATGCCGAAATTAATTTTACTGACATTAGCCCAAAACTAACTCGGATTTTGAAACAATTTGAGCCTTTTGGACCACAAAATATGACTCCCATTTTCCTCACTAAAAACATAAAAGATACGGGTTACGGAAAACCAATGGGACAAGAAGACGAACATATAAAATTGTTTATCAAACAAAACAATTCCGAAGGAATTCCAGCCATTGGTTTTGGACTAGGAAATAAAATGGATTTAACAACACATCAAAAACCATTTCAAGCCGTGTACTGCATTGATGAAAACGAATGGAATGGTAAAGTAAGTTTACAGTTGCGATTAAGAGACATTAAATAA
- a CDS encoding MFS transporter, whose translation MKKTHDPYAALRYKEFNTFLLLRFAMVFAWSMQFIVIEWQVYSLTKDPLSLGIIGLMEIIPAVAMALFAGHIVDQNEKKGLLVKCILGFSVISFGLFLLTWPTIVSDYSTRAILYGIYFMVFLGGIVRSFLGPTIFSLLSLLVPKKVYPNAATWSSSVWQIGSVLGPAVAGFSITLIGVHWSMCSVFACSVFALIALTQIGAKPILNPKIGEPIMESLKEGVKFVFNNKTVLGALSLDMVAVLFGGAVALLPIFAQDILKVGPEGFGVLRAAPAVGSFLTLIISAYVPMNKNAGLKLLAAIFAFGLCIITFGLSTIFALSVFALFLSGAVDGISVVIRQTILQLKTPDHMRGRVSAVNSIFVGSSNELGAFESGLTAKLMGTVTSVVFGGSMTLLIVLGTGIFSPSFRKLDLQKDIDEHEKDES comes from the coding sequence ATGAAAAAAACACACGACCCCTACGCAGCCTTACGTTATAAGGAATTCAACACTTTTTTATTATTGCGATTTGCTATGGTTTTTGCCTGGTCCATGCAATTTATTGTTATCGAATGGCAGGTTTATAGTTTAACGAAAGACCCACTTTCACTAGGAATTATAGGCTTAATGGAAATTATCCCTGCGGTTGCTATGGCTTTATTTGCAGGACATATTGTTGATCAAAATGAGAAAAAAGGCCTTCTCGTTAAATGTATTTTAGGTTTTTCAGTAATTAGTTTTGGTTTGTTTTTATTGACCTGGCCCACCATTGTAAGTGACTATTCAACAAGAGCTATTTTGTATGGTATTTATTTTATGGTCTTCTTGGGCGGAATTGTACGTTCCTTTCTTGGCCCAACGATATTCTCCCTTTTATCCTTATTGGTTCCTAAAAAAGTGTATCCTAATGCTGCTACTTGGAGCAGTTCCGTTTGGCAAATTGGGTCTGTTTTAGGACCAGCTGTAGCTGGTTTTTCTATTACTTTGATTGGCGTGCACTGGTCGATGTGTTCTGTTTTTGCTTGTTCTGTTTTTGCACTGATTGCTTTAACTCAAATTGGTGCCAAGCCAATTTTGAATCCAAAAATTGGGGAACCTATTATGGAAAGTTTGAAAGAAGGAGTAAAATTTGTTTTCAATAATAAAACCGTTTTGGGCGCATTATCACTGGATATGGTGGCGGTTCTATTTGGAGGAGCAGTGGCACTGTTGCCTATTTTTGCTCAAGATATTTTAAAAGTGGGACCCGAAGGTTTTGGTGTGCTGAGAGCAGCACCAGCTGTAGGTTCTTTTTTGACATTAATAATTTCTGCTTATGTTCCCATGAATAAAAATGCGGGATTAAAGCTACTGGCAGCGATTTTTGCCTTTGGACTTTGTATCATTACTTTTGGACTTTCAACTATTTTTGCTTTATCCGTATTTGCTTTGTTTTTAAGTGGTGCTGTAGATGGAATTTCGGTAGTGATACGACAAACCATTTTACAATTAAAAACTCCCGATCACATGCGCGGCCGAGTTTCGGCAGTGAATTCTATTTTTGTAGGATCATCTAATGAATTGGGTGCTTTTGAAAGCGGTTTGACAGCTAAATTGATGGGAACAGTAACATCGGTAGTATTTGGTGGAAGCATGACCTTGTTGATTGTTCTAGGAACTGGAATATTCTCTCCATCTTTTAGAAAACTAGATTTACAAAAAGACATTGACGAACATGAAAAGGATGAATCTTAA
- a CDS encoding DUF6705 family protein, which produces MKKLVLLGYILTIAISCKAQTIVPVEKSIDYMIAQNGIPEGTYLKDVNNLLGKYIGTWKGTFENKNYTFIVKKYTCKPQNVTYDKLLIRYLITTTNNVIIEDTRSLPDTSPYVIKGDYFSKDLTYYASNYYGKNSGCGQKGTVYIRMKNVANTDMSLTFEPDKILLTEDSCPGLKLAEQLLPRNGMRLTKQ; this is translated from the coding sequence ATGAAAAAATTAGTACTGTTAGGATATATATTAACAATTGCAATATCCTGTAAAGCCCAAACAATTGTACCTGTAGAAAAATCAATTGATTATATGATCGCTCAAAATGGTATACCTGAAGGGACTTATCTAAAAGATGTAAATAATTTACTTGGCAAATATATAGGAACATGGAAAGGGACTTTTGAAAACAAAAATTATACATTTATAGTAAAAAAATATACTTGTAAACCACAAAATGTAACCTATGACAAATTACTTATACGATATCTAATCACTACTACTAATAATGTGATCATAGAAGACACCAGGAGTTTACCTGATACAAGTCCTTATGTAATTAAAGGAGATTATTTCAGCAAAGATTTGACTTATTATGCATCAAATTATTACGGTAAGAATTCTGGTTGTGGTCAAAAAGGAACGGTATATATCCGTATGAAAAACGTAGCCAATACTGACATGTCTTTAACTTTTGAACCAGATAAAATCCTTTTAACTGAGGATAGTTGTCCAGGATTAAAGCTGGCTGAACAATTATTGCCTAGAAACGGGATGCGATTAACAAAACAGTAA
- a CDS encoding UDP-2,3-diacylglucosamine diphosphatase has translation MKLPNNKKVYFASDQHFGAPTAELSFPREKRFVAWLDEVKKDAEAIFLVGDLFDFWFEYKTVVPKGFVRVLGKLAEIRDSGIPIYFFVGNHDLWMDDYFKKELNIPVYHDNQEYTFGDKTFLVGHGDGKGPGDLGYKRMKKVFTNPFSKWLFRWLHPDIGVGLAQYLSVKNKLISGDEDVTFLGEDNEWLILYSKRKLETKHYNYLVFGHRHLPMKVTVGKNSEYVNLGDWITYFTYGVFDGETFELKKYEN, from the coding sequence ATGAAACTACCTAATAATAAAAAAGTATATTTTGCTTCTGATCAACATTTTGGAGCGCCAACAGCCGAATTGAGTTTTCCTAGAGAAAAGCGATTTGTGGCTTGGCTCGACGAAGTGAAAAAAGATGCCGAAGCTATTTTTTTAGTAGGTGATTTATTCGATTTTTGGTTCGAATATAAAACCGTAGTCCCAAAAGGTTTTGTACGTGTTTTAGGCAAACTGGCCGAAATTCGCGACAGCGGAATCCCAATCTATTTTTTCGTAGGAAACCACGATTTATGGATGGATGATTATTTTAAAAAAGAATTAAATATTCCAGTCTATCATGACAATCAAGAATATACTTTTGGGGACAAAACCTTCTTAGTAGGTCACGGTGACGGGAAAGGACCTGGTGATCTAGGTTACAAACGCATGAAAAAAGTATTTACCAATCCGTTTTCTAAATGGCTTTTTCGCTGGTTGCATCCTGATATTGGAGTAGGACTGGCGCAATACCTTTCGGTGAAAAACAAACTCATTTCTGGGGATGAAGATGTTACTTTTTTGGGTGAAGACAACGAATGGTTGATTTTGTATTCCAAAAGAAAACTAGAAACCAAACACTACAATTATCTTGTTTTTGGGCACCGCCATTTACCTATGAAAGTAACAGTAGGTAAAAATTCAGAATATGTGAATCTAGGCGACTGGATTACCTATTTTACTTATGGTGTATTTGATGGAGAAACTTTTGAGTTAAAAAAGTACGAGAATTAA
- a CDS encoding 6-pyruvoyl tetrahydropterin synthase family protein has product MSNIRITKQFNFETGHALYGYDGKCKNVHGHSYKLSVTVIGKPIVNRNDVKFGMVIDFSDLKKIVKEEIVDQFDHATVFNETTPHIELANELINRGHHVILVDYQPTSENMVVDFSQRIIARLPDGIKLFSLKLQETESSFAEWFASDNL; this is encoded by the coding sequence ATGAGCAATATCAGAATTACAAAACAATTTAATTTCGAAACTGGGCATGCCTTATATGGGTATGATGGTAAATGTAAAAATGTTCACGGACATAGTTATAAGTTATCAGTAACCGTAATTGGGAAACCTATTGTAAACCGTAATGATGTAAAATTCGGAATGGTAATCGATTTTTCGGACTTGAAAAAAATTGTAAAAGAGGAAATTGTAGATCAGTTTGATCATGCCACTGTTTTTAATGAAACTACCCCACATATTGAGTTGGCTAACGAATTAATTAACCGTGGACACCATGTGATTTTAGTCGATTATCAGCCAACTAGTGAAAATATGGTAGTTGATTTTTCTCAAAGAATTATTGCTAGATTACCTGATGGAATTAAATTGTTTTCTTTGAAATTACAAGAAACCGAATCTTCTTTTGCAGAATGGTTTGCGAGTGATAATTTATAA